A window of Syngnathus typhle isolate RoL2023-S1 ecotype Sweden linkage group LG9, RoL_Styp_1.0, whole genome shotgun sequence genomic DNA:
TTTGTTAATCTCCCCCTTTAGGGCTGCGACAAGATAAAGCAGTCTGCTTCAGGGACAAAGAGGCGGGTCTTTGTGGTGGAAACAATGGGAGGCTACTGCGGTTACCTAGCAACCAGTACCGGCATCTCCGTGGGCGCCGACGCGGCCTACATCTTCGAGGACCCCTTTAACATCCACGACCTGAAGGTAACAGCCGCCGATTCTTGCTGCAACTTGTTTTTCTTCCGCATTTGACTTGCCATTATGTTGCCTTTTGACAGACTAACGTGGAGCATCTCACAGAGAAAATGAAGAAGGACATCCAGCGGGGGCTCGTATTGAGGTCAGACTCGTTCATCTGGATTCAATGGCGGCTGCCAGACCGGCTGACTTGTTCATGTCGTACAGTATATAAGGGGTTGACAAAgatttggggtcatttcaaCATTTCTAAACTTTTTTCGTGGGCTATTAGTTGCTTATATTTTCACTCTTAGCTGCAAATCTTGCTCATACTGTATCTCCAACGATCATGAAACAGTCAACCCTTTTCGTTCTTAACAGGAATGAAAAATGCCATGAGCACTACACGACGGATTTCCTCCACAAACTGTATTCCGCCGAGGGGAAAGGTATTTTCGACTGTCGCGTCAACGTGTTGGGACACCTTCAACAGGTACGTCCTCCACCCTGTGTTCTTCATtcaactgaaaaagaaaaactgaatAAATGTATCTTGTTCACCAGGGAGGGGCACCGTCGCCCTTTGACAGAAATTACGGCACAAAGCTGGGAGTGAGAGCCATCCAGTGGATAAGTGACCAGCTGTCACAAAATTACCGACAAGGTACGAAGATTGAGGGAAAAATGTTAATGACGAGCACCAGATTGTGACAGCCAACATTTGTCTTCTACTGTACTGACCTGGGCCAATTATAAAATAGTATTTCTGCAATTTACTGAGCAGTCGTGAAGGTCTTCATGTCTTCTTCAGCAGCATCTTACTTACCATTGCCAGATCTGATCTTAATAACTGCAGTGTGTGTCCTCCTCAGGTCGCGTGTTCTGCAACTCCACAGAAACGGCCTGCGTGCTGGGCCTCCTGAGAAAGGTGGTCTCGTTCAGTCCCGTCACGGCACTCAAGGACGCCACCGACTTTGAGTAAGTGCCCGGCAGTTGAGATGCTTCTTGCAGTGTATGCAGAGAATATTCACAAAGCACTTGTTGTGATGTTACAAGTTTTAGTGCAAAATGtcaagaagaaaaagtatgTACGTATTTGCTATGACACTCAAACTTGACCTCAGTTGCCAAAATGTTCCCATAAAATAGTATCCAAATTTGGCCCGTTAGTCTTTTGACATGACTGTGTTTCTTTCGCAGGCATCGCATGCCCAAAGTCCAGTGGTGGATCAACATGCGGCCCATGCTAAAAATGTTGGCCAAGTATCAGACCAGCTTCTGCGAGTACATCCCGGGAGAGATCGAACACGTGACGCGGCGCTCTCTCAGCATCGACTCGGTCTTCTAGGTGCTCCCCATCTGCACTCAgcacttttttccttttttaaggaaaagaaaaaaaataatctgctcCTCTTTCCGTGACATTTCTACATGCCTGCTGACTAGCAACTGCATTTAAAAGGGTTGAGGACATACTATCTGCTGTTATTTATTGCATAAGGCATTCAGTACAAAACAGTTCTTTCAGGGATGCGGATTAATCAATATGTAATCTGTTCTTGGGTCAAATTCTCGTTAAAAACCTTTTTAAAAGAAAGACATTCATTCATGAACATAAAAACAAGGCCTTCATTACCATTAAATATCTTCAATCAATCTTTCAAACGTTTGAAATGTTTACACAGTGGAATTTTCTGAAATCTACTAAACAATTTACCGAATAACTTTTGTTCAATCACAATAGTGGACTGTGGAACTAACTAAAGAGTGACGTGATTTTAAAAAAGAGATGTATGTCATTTATGAACTGTAGCAATTTAAGGCATCACAGAGTCATGCAAGTGTAAAAACAACTTTACTGCCTGTAAAAAATCCAGCAATTTTCTATGCCGCTTTTCCTTCTTAGTAAACGCCTAAAGACAGAATTTGAATGTCCTGGCATAGGCTTTGGCTCACCAGCCATCCTAGTGACGACAAGCgctagaaaatggatggttggatgtcGAAGTTTCACCATGTTCTTTATTCCAAAGTGCAGGCAAAGCTTTACCTTGCCAAGAGTGGCGTTACATTATATTACTACTGATTTAATCATGGAACCAAAAGATAATAGATAGTCCTATGCATGTTGTTGCTTTGTCTTTTCGTACACTCAAATGTTCTGGACTTGAATAAATACACTGTAAGAGTGAACCGTGACCATTTGTGAGTAATTACGTTAATAACGCTGAAGGGGAGCAAAAGCATCACTGcagactatttatttatttatttatgagaaTGAATATGAAATGTTACAACAATAAAAGTTACTACTTCATTACAAAAAGTAGTAAAGTAGTTGTAGAATTATTACAAACCATTCATGTGAATAAACTAGTTTAAACTAATTTGTAATGTAACAGAAAAAATGTTAAGCTATGAGAATAACAGTAGTTATGAGACTGTTACTACATTTTAAATAAGATTACAAGAGTTTGAAGACatgctttaaaaaacaaaatcaaaccatAACTctgaataaacaaacaaataaatcatctcATAAATCTGAAATGTAATATTATGAGACTCAAGTAATCAATTAGCAGAGAATTTTTCTCAAGGCTTTAAAACATGCAAACAAAAGCCACACCATAGAACACAAATTTGGTCATTTAAGATAAACATTCTTGGAACATGTTTCTCAACTTTGTACCGAGAAGCAAATGCAAAACGTGAATATCTCTCAGAAGttaaatgaaaagggaaagtcGCTACTGCTGTTTTCCTTGTTATCCGCTGAGCTCTCTGAGGGGAAGGTGAACTGGAAGTCGTCGCTTTGTTCCGGCTGATTGAACAGGAAATCCAGGCCTGCAGGATTGCATGTGTCAACATGTACAGTTGGGAGGGAGTTGATGAATTGACTCTTTCGGTTTGCTCACTTACAGAGAAGTGAACTCAAACCAATTCAGCAGGAGATCAAATCAAAAAGCAGATTATGTGTGTTTGAGATATGAGATGCTTACCGTCTGATTTAGTCTTCTGGTTTTTCTGAAAGCAGAGTGCAGAGTTTGGTGATTTTCTTTGAGTGGGTGGGTGAATTGCAGGATGATAAGACAAACTCATTAGGAGACATACCTCGGAGCTGCTGAATACGAACGATAgatcctgcaaagaaatgagGTGCTAAGTATTTGGTTCGGCATCAGTCACCGACCATTTGTTTGTTGCGGTAACGGGGTACTTTCTTTGTAGTTACCTCATCATGGGAGGAGACCCCATCGAAGCCGAAACCGGAGTAGCCTAGGGTGCTGGGAGCAGAGCTGAGCGAGAACATGAAGGCTGGAGATTTGCTACCAGATGGTCCCGCAACTGGGGAGCGTATTGGGCTAAAGCTGGaatgaacacacacactcatgatTTTAGCTTGAGGTTTTTACAAAGATTTGACATTTAAAACTGACTTAAAGTTGAATGTTGGCGTTCCAGGCGCAGTGAAGGACTGAGCTTGTGTTTGTTGACAGTGCTGTGGCAAAGGGGCACCATGTTCCTGTGGTGCCTGCTCCTCTTCCTGTGCTGGGCCTCCCTCCTCCATTTGTGCCTGTgctgcctcctcttcctcaggcACAACTGACAGCTTTGTCAACAACAACACAGTTATTTATCAAAGATTCCCCAAAAGCGATTATAATCATCAATAATGTATAAAAATTATTTCTGGATAATATatggttattttttttcaattagatAAAACAGTAAGTATTGCAATCATTTATTACTATTACTAGTTTATACCCTTGGtgattattttaaaattattttattttcgttTTTTCATTCTATTTTGAGACAATTAAAACAGCACTTATTTGAAAATTAGCTCTTTTTTCAATTCAGTACAAGATTTAATGTGATTACTAatgaatgtctaaaaaaaatacaaatacttcCTTTTGCTGAGATATGGTCAAAAGAAGCATTGGGCAAACAATAGTGGCCCAAGATTTATGCACGGTACGTCACTTGCACAAGGATTCTGTTCTTATTACTTGGCGTAATGCTTTGACCTCCTGGTCGTCCTCTTCCTCTCTGAGCATCTTATCTGGTCCCTGATGAGCTAAAGAGATCAAGCAGGTTGGACTGCGGATGCGAACCTGGAGCATTTGAAAGCCGTGTGCTTACCTTTTGCCCTCACATGTTGCTCACTGCCTCTAATTTCATCAGCACCACTGGAAGACGATTCCCAAGCCTGGCTTTGTGCGTCCATTTCCTCAGTGTTCTCAGAGTTTTCTGGACCGGTCAGATGTCTCTGTTTGTCGTACTAAGAAATGGGCCATCGCAAGACAGTCGTTACCCGAGGATAGCTTCACATGCAACGTGCCGCATTCTCACCTTGGTCTCACTGACACTCACAGCGGTGATGACAACCATGGAATCCTTCACAGGTGAACCTTCCATTTCCATGTCTGCTTCTGTGGTGGGCTGGAGGTGAGGGTCactagaggggagggggggggactttttatatccactttaACTAACTATTCTATTTTCTGTGTAAGTACACAGTGAAAATACCTATCTGGTCCTTTCTCTGAGAAGGAACGAGGAACACCAGAATCTGCAAAATCAATCATTAAGATGTTTAAATACACCTGCAGTGcttcaaatttgaaaagaaaaccaTGCAAAAGTTGTCATTTTGATAGATTAAAGTCATATTCTTAAACATTCACATTATAACCGTCGTTATACTCATTCGGCTACGCTTTAGCACAGTAATTACCATTGACATAGGCTCCGCCCCCTTCTTTGGGTTTGACTGGCACGTCGTCTTGAGAGACCACAATTGGACTCTTTGTGTCATCTTGTGCCTGAAACCTTTGTCTAAATGATTTCTGATGATCCTGAAACTGCTTCCTGCATTTTGTAATCTTTTCTTTGAAGACTGCCCTTGATTGATCAgaaatgaaaaggggaaaatagACAAAATAAACTCCAAATATAATGTGCTAAACCAACAATTGGCGGACCCACTTTTCATTGACATAACTGTCTTTAGCGCTCTCCAATTCTGCTCTCACAGTTCGCTCATACTGTTGGAGCAAGCACTGAGTCACATTCAGGCTAGGAGGGAAAGAAAACAgatacatattatatatatatcacagAAACCATTAAAAACTAATTAGGGCTAGGCAATACGgccatgaaataaaaatattttgtgatttAAAATCCCATTTACAATTTTAATCTCATTTCCCATTTAAACTTTTTTGTGGCTAATCAAAGtaacttgtgcaaccacattatctgTTGGCTGACAAATTAACTCAACTTAACGGATAAAATCGATTAATCAGTGACAAGGCAGTGAATGGTGAGAACATCCACCTCACAGCGAAGAAATCTTGGGTTAAACCTCCTGTGTAAAGTTTAATGACCGTATAAGCACTACAGAAAATGAACGGCTTGATGGCTTAATTAATTGCTTAGCCCTAATAAAATTTGTTAATACCCTTTTCCAATTGTCTTGTTGTGTTTCAAAGTGTTGTGTTTCACATCAGCATCCTCTTCCAGTTTCTTGATATGTGTGCGAGTTGTTTCAATATAATCCCTCCTTTCTGCAATGTTTGCTTTAAGAACTGTGGGCACACAAGCCAAACATAATGAAACAGGATAAGAAATCAAATGGGCGCCTTTTGGTTGATTTCAAAATGGCTGAGTTACAATTTTGAAAAGTTAACATGAATCATTAATGACCTTCAACCTCTCGATCAAGGACATTCTTCTCCTGAGAAAGCACACGAACTTCATTggctgtacaaaaaaaacagacagtCGTGTATGGCTTTTTAAATTAGTATAGCATTAGAAATCTGAAATTACAgtacattattttttattgtataaTTTCTTTTCCcagaatacaataaaataacttACCAATTTGGCAGATGAGGCTATCAATGGCACTGGACGTTCTTTGATTAGCCATTATAATTACAATTCAGTAACTTTAGCTTTGCATTAGCTAATTAGCCTAACTTCTAGCTTCAATTTATTTACATCATTTTGTGGCACTAAGGCTTAGCTAGAATATTTACAAAACATTAACAAACCAACTGGAAATTAAATACCTGAATTCATTTAACATCTCCCTGCCATAAATatgttattgtatttatttatcgttATAATTCAACACCTTTTCCAATTTAAGGATTTGTCGTTGTCACAACGAAGGCGGGGTTATGGTGCTATCCTGAAAACCTTTTACGTAACGCATCTGTAAAGCCGGCCACTAGGGGAATTCACGTAATAACTTTACGTAAAGCGTCTCTTTGGCATAACGCTGTTTTGGAGTGGGAGTCATTTTTGCGTAACCCATCTGTACGGATGGTATGTGTCGCTGCCGCAAAGTGCAACACAAATATCTTGTTTTAtcttttaaaatattaaaattttaCTCAATGCTGATGCCTCTCCGTTAAGGTAAGGTCGGTTGTACTTCGTATGAAAGGGACGCGTCGTTTGCCGGCTGTCGGAAGACAAAAGAGCGGACATGGGTGGGATTTAAATGGGAGGAGAATGGTTAACATTGTCTCTTTACTTCCCTCATTTCAGTTTAAAATATTCCCAGGAACAGTGTAGCTCAACAAAAATGTGTCTCTAGCGGAACTACTCATCTTGCGTTTTGATACATAAACTTGCATATACACAAACATTTCCATCAAATCAATCAGACGTTGTTTGATTCTGTATACGCTCATATGTTTGATAATGTATGTTCATGCTATACATTACATACTGTGCACAGTATTTGCATTTCGCGTGTTTTTTAAGCTAACAGCAGCACAAACATGAAAGCACACAGAATGTAGGTCAGCATTTTAGGCACGTGATTCATTTTGGGACTTGAACTAGAataacgttttttgtttttgtttgtttttttaaatcccactCCCTGATTGTCATCTTCCTCCCCTAGACACAATGAGTGGACAATAGTTTTCATTCAGAATAGTCTTCACAGGGTTGACGATAGGCCAGTTGATAGGATGGCCCATGTGGAGGAGTCCCAGACCGAAGGAGAGGGCAGTCCCCAAATCCACTCCCTCAGGTCCGAATCGTCTGCAAACCATGTCGACGACAGCGACGCAGGGCCTTCcttgaggaggaagaggaggagaaagcgCGAGCAGCGTCCTGAGTCCATCATCGTCTATCGCTCCGATGTGGAGCAAGGGTCCACCGGTGACCAAGGAGGGGAAGAAGAGGGAGCGGAGAGGAGCGTGGAGGAGGGAGCCAAGTTCCTCTGTACACCCACAAATGAAGGTGACTTAGTATCCTGTTGCCACTTAGTATAAAATGTTTGACAACTCCTGATGTTATTGAATTCTTCCGTCTACAGACGGAGGCTGGAGCCTTCCACCAGACAGCCGCTATGTAACTCTAACGGGCACCATCATGCGAGGCAAAAAGAAAGGCCAGGTGGTAGACATCCACGTAACCATGACGGAGAAAGAACTCCGCGAGTTGGCCAAGTCTAGGGAACGGCTTGACGCAGAGTGCGAGGCCGGGGAGGACTCCAAGCGAGCCTGCCGTCTGGGTGTGTGTCGGGGGCCTCACGTTGTCCTGTGGAGCATCTCCTGCGCCCCTGTggtcttccttctttccttcatcACGTCCTTCTACTACGGCACCCTGACCTGGTACAACGTCTTCCTGGTGTACAACGAGGAGCGAACGTTCTGGCACAAGATCACCGTCTGCCCCTTCCTCATCATCTTCTATCCCGTGCTCATCATGCCCGTGGCGCTCTCCCTGGCGCTATACTCCGCCGTGGTTCAGGTGTCCTGGGCCTTCAGCAGGTGGTGGCATGCCGTGAGAGACCTGGAGAAGGGTTTCTGCGGCTGGGCCTGTGGCAAAATGGGTCTGGAGGACTGCTCCCCTTACAGCATCATAGAGCTGCTGGACTCCGATACCGTATCCAGCACCTTGCAGAGCAAAGCACCGAGAGAACTCGCCCAGACATCATCGGTGTGAAACCCATTCACGTACTGGATTGCTGATACACGTAAATAAGTGCAATGCAGAAGACAGCTCACTACCTTTGATAACTTGATGAACAGCAAAAACTAGATTTGTTGCACTTGTCTAGAACACTTGTCCTCATTATTGTGGTTATTTTGGATCTATGAAGATGTTTACATCATCACCAAAATCCAATAGTTAATTCCTTTGCCCAAGCGTCATCCCACTGCAAAATTTTGCGCCCTACTACTTCTGAGTGTTTACAATGTCATAATGCCTGCTGAGAAGAAAAGGATTTAAACAAAGCTGGGGGTCTCTGACTCACatttttaatgtgtgtgtgaaaaatcTGACACTCTTCTCAAGATTACCATTACTCTATTTCCTTTTTCCATTCTCTAGCACTGTTACATGAGTTTTTCCCTCTCCCGACTAAATGGAAAGATTTTGTATTTAGAATCACTCTTACCCATTTGGAAGTGTCTTGTATTTAGATTCAACTCAATCAGTCTGTTAGTTTTTCTTGTTGCATGACATTTCATCTCAGTGTTAATTTTAAACATTCATTATGCAGGCTGTCTGTTATCTTGAACGGTCTCATACAGTATGTATACATTACATTTTCAATACTGTCTTTTTGTTGAATGTTTGTTTAATTTATTGTAATTCATATATTTAACAGTTCATAtgaaaatgtcacaaatagtttttttttatactgagGTTTTTGAAGATTTGAATATTACATCTGTGATAAATATCAAAATGATTAAAAGTAACGTATTGTTTTTTGTGATGGTCGGGTTGGAACATTACATGTTGTATGAAGTATAACTTAAGGatgtaaacacacaaataaaaagataaacttGTTGCATGACAATACGATGAGTACGACGAATTTGTGTCTTGTTTTATTCATGCTTCGTTCGTTTTTGTCCATCATTTTTTCagctgccagccaattgcaggccaAATTGTCGTCACTACGTAAAATACGCAGTAGTATTTACGTAGTATTTCTGAAACATAAATACAATGTATTgtatataatacaatataatatatgaataaatatagaTGAACAATATAATAAAAGCAATGTTTAATGGTATTCAATTtgagaaaatgacaaaacaagcTGCTTTCAAAATTGTTGGAACGTGCCACCTTCGTAACTAGGAAGTAAGCGCCATTTTCACACggactttttattttgttacacgCGTGGTCGAAAGGAGGGAAACAAAATATTACAATGTCCAAGTCGAAAGTGAGTACATTTGTTGTGActttaaaacatttctttgcaaaccgtttttttctgatttgtttttaataattttatatTTACATCCGTAATATACCGTGTTGTTTAGAAGTGAAATAAGCATGTTGGATGAGGGACATGTCTGAAGGGGCAAGCTGTCAAGCCTTCGTGATAAATCAGTGTTTTCTAATAAAATGACCAacataataaaatgtttttttttgtgtgtattgcAGTCATTTCATGTGCTTTGCATGGATGTTGGACTTTCCATGTCCAACTCGGCACCGGGTGAAGAATCTCCATTTGAACTAGCCAAACAAGTCATTCAGAAGTTTGTCCAACGTCAGGTAAGCTAGGATACATTTAACtacaaaatgatttatttattcagcaTCAGGAACTATCAAAGTTACTATGTAGGCCatactgaaaagaaaataataataaaattacatTGTTAAAGTCGTAACCTTACCAGGAATAAAACAAGGGGAAAAAGTAATatttgtagaaatgaaacaataTTCTAAAAAATATTACTTTAATCTTGGTTTCCATTACgtttttcttaaaaatatacctatcttctttttaattttaaatatataacaattatCTTCTATTCCTGTAATATTACACCTTTAAAATATTCAACTTTCTCACGTCATATTATCAATATCATCTCATCAATTAATAATTAGTAATTTAACATCACGACACGTCATCGTACTTTGTTTTCGCAGGTGTTTGCTGAACTCAAGGATGAATTGGCTTTGGTTCTGTTCGGCACAGACTCGACCAATAACCCACTGGCTGAAGATGGCCAGTACCAAAATATCACTGTTCACCGCAACCTGATGTTACCTGACTTTGGGCTTTTGGAGGAGATTGAGAATCAGGTCCACCCAGAGAATCAACAGGCGGACTGTATCCTTTGAATAGAACTTtacacttgtggaaaaaaaaatatataacatcaAAAGAAACAGTCTCCTTTAACTGTTCTAAAAAGGGTTAGATGCTCTTGTGGTCTGCATGGATCTTCTTCAAACAGGAATAAAGTAAgagttttcttttcatttgataACGCTTGTACTATAAAGGTATTTGAAATGCCATTTTTTGTTATCCTGTGCCACATCaatattatgatttttttttaggggaaaACGCTATGATGGACTCAATATTTACTTCCTGAGTGACCTCAGTGTTGAAGCAGACTCGGAACAACTGGACGTCATTGTTGAAAACCTGAAACAAGCTGATATTACGCTGCAATTCTTGTAAGTTCCAACATTGCGTTTCCTCACAAAGGGGTATCCTCTCCAACAGATGCCACTTGAATAATTTAACACAGCGCCTCAAATAGACCCCCTGTCCCGTTTTCTCCTCAGGAAAGAAGTGACAGTTGGTGCCACTTGAAGACATTAATACAACCAGCCCCCTCTTATAAATATGCattatttttaccccaaaaatcCTCCTAGTAAATACCGACCCAATATCTGAGTGCTAGTTGATGCCTGATGCAATTTGTATTTGGAGATTTTATGGCCTCCTGCATCGTGCGCCATGTTATTAGATGCACCAGTGGTCGATtccaggaaaaaataaaatactgttGGTGACGCTTTAGAAAAAAAGTACTGTTGATGACGCTTTGTCACATAACTACAGATGCACCGCAATGGAGAAAATAATTATGATTATTCTAAGAGTGTATTTAAAGGGATACAATTTGTGTGTCACTTAAGTTGCTGGAATCTATACTTCAAAACAATGGTTCCATTCTTTGTATTTGGTAGTTTACCCTTCTCTGCTGAAGATGAATCAATGGATGAAGCTGACAATGAGAGAAGAGGAGGTCCCGGTGCAAGAGGCTCGGGCAAAGGCTTGTCCAAGGAACAGAAAACTGGATTAGAGATGGTCAAACACATCATGCTGTGCCTGGATGAGCAGGATGGTCTTGATCAGATTTACACTCTCAGGTGAAAACGCCTATTGAGTTTTCTGAAGATATAGTGACGATGCATCTAACCGAACCCAATGCAACTTTGCTTACCTTTAGACTTTGATTTGATAGCAGTGGACAATGTGGGTATTTTGCATGATAGTGTTGGCTTAGGATCTTCTCCCAGCTTtgctttgacattcagagaaaCCACGCATCAGGGTGCTGATTGCATAAATTACGTAAGTTACATTGGAATGAAGAGGAAGTGTAGTGCCAGTCAGTAACAGACATTCATACAGAAATAGGTAGTTCATGAAAAATGTATTCGGTTGTTTAATTGCACTCTTGATAAGACTTCATGGAATTTTTTCCAAGCGACTTTTTGTATGTCCACTTTACATGCAAAGTATCTCGTTGGTTCGCTTTGATTTAAGCGTCCATTGTCCCCAACTCGCAGAAATGGTATCGAAGGGCTGTGTATGTTCAAGCATATTGAGAGAAGACCCATGGCGTGGCCCTGTCAGCTGACCATCGGCAGCGCTCTGCCCATTCGCATCGTTGGCTACAAAGCTGTACGTAATTTGCCAAGCACTATAATactaataatcatcatcattatagTATGCTTCTACTGGATTCTGGCAAGAAATTGCATTGTGTCTATTTTTTTAGACACAGTTAACTTCTTCTTTTCAGAACATGCCCAAGGGCTGCTTATATGGTTCTTGCGCGCTACCTGTTGGGCCTTCATGTTGGTGAACCCTGTTGTAGGTTTTTAAAAAGGACATCGAGACCCTTTTTAtgagtcccgcttgtgtccacaAGGTGACAGAGGAGAAGCTGAAGAAAACGTGGCTCACGGTGGACGCACAGAGCAACGAGAGAGACCATGTCAAGAGAGAGACAGTCTTCTGTCTGGATGACGATGATGAGACGGAAGTGCAGAAGGATGACATAGTCCAAGGTCGCTATTTCCTGTTGTGGTATCCATATTATGTTTTACAGAATGCAATGCTATCTATATTTCCAATTATGCTTTCAGAAGTATGGCTCTATAGGGCTACCATAGAAGGCTACCACTACTCAACATATCTTTAAATCCTCAATCGCAGGGTTTCCTAACCACTGCTATATTGCGTGGAATTATTTAAGATTTTACCGTCCCTAAATAGACGGTGTGTCTGTTTTGTGTTACCAGGTTTTTGCTATGGGAGTGATATAGTCCCTTTCTCCAAAGTGGATCAAGAGCAGATGAAATACACACACGATGGGAAGTGCTTTGCCGTTTTAGGTTTTACCAACCAAAACCTGGTACCATTCCATTTCATAgattaatttatattttttagatttgttGTGTTCAACattgttcatttattttccGCTGGCCTGCAGGTTCCTCGTCACTCCTTCATGGGAACGCAGGCCATCAAGATTTTTGCTCCAAGCGGCGATCAGGTTTGATCCGGTAGCAAATTTTGTAAAATGAGTCCCATCTCTTTGTGATTACCGATGGCATTTCCCCCGGGCTCAGCATGCTGGTGTAGCACTGTCTGCTCTCGTCCGGGCGCTGGATGAGCTCAAAATGGTGGCCATTGTTCGGTATGCCTATGACCGACGGACCAACCCTCAAGTTGGAGCAGCTTTCCCTTGCATCAAGTTGGACTATGAGGTATAAAGAAAATTGGGCAATCTGTTTTGCCCATTATTGCCGTACAACTAAACTAACATATGCGTGTTTCTCTCCACAGTGTCTCATCTACGTCCAGTTGCCCTTCATGGAAGACCTCAGACACTTCACTTATGCTTCCCTGAACAGCAAGAAATTCAGCCCCTCAGGTATTGTTCTTTTtacaaacataaaaatgatcCATTTAATTTGATATTACACTTCCTTCCCAAGTAAATCATCTTAAATGAAAACCACGCTGCCCTTGCCAATCAAACGGGAGATTGCTGTGCATACACAGACACTCAGCTGCAGGCTGTCGATTCTCTCATCGACTCCATGATGT
This region includes:
- the xrcc5 gene encoding X-ray repair cross-complementing protein 5, with the protein product MSKSKSFHVLCMDVGLSMSNSAPGEESPFELAKQVIQKFVQRQVFAELKDELALVLFGTDSTNNPLAEDGQYQNITVHRNLMLPDFGLLEEIENQVHPENQQADWLDALVVCMDLLQTGIKGKRYDGLNIYFLSDLSVEADSEQLDVIVENLKQADITLQFFLPFSAEDESMDEADNERRGGPGARGSGKGLSKEQKTGLEMVKHIMLCLDEQDGLDQIYTLRNGIEGLCMFKHIERRPMAWPCQLTIGSALPIRIVGYKAVTEEKLKKTWLTVDAQSNERDHVKRETVFCLDDDDETEVQKDDIVQGFCYGSDIVPFSKVDQEQMKYTHDGKCFAVLGFTNQNLVPRHSFMGTQAIKIFAPSGDQHAGVALSALVRALDELKMVAIVRYAYDRRTNPQVGAAFPCIKLDYECLIYVQLPFMEDLRHFTYASLNSKKFSPSDTQLQAVDSLIDSMMLMEKDEDGDLKDLVKVHRIPNPEFQRLFQCLHHRAVSPGTALPPMEPWLAAVLDRPDVIEERCRAPLQEVKKAFPLKVVEKKKQLKTSEQIFGKDSEQPDAKKAKGDTAEEELEEEYNLADISEGSVTSVGSVNPARDFRILIKQNTLPFQGACEQLTHRIDQLLGNKNTQYYMKSITCIQAFREQSVKLGKANLYNSYLQSLKGSITNRGLEVFWDLIVQASISLISQDEVEGSSVSKNEAAQFLLAEGKNEEPVATMEDDTGDVDDLLDNM